From Hermetia illucens chromosome 6, iHerIll2.2.curated.20191125, whole genome shotgun sequence, one genomic window encodes:
- the LOC119658815 gene encoding arginine/serine-rich protein PNISR isoform X2, whose translation MFSGEDSSGDALNNAGQFATWAISQTTCNNMSNEQVDWAALAQQWIQMKESTSYVAPVVAPPPPTGMPAINTYEEKGEADMEVVKEDENGFAENSGNGSTDGANNISNGIYRIQPGWQSAWYPDQSQWRSGSWNNWSSGNQNTININEINAPPAPSMTILKGTAPTNRSTTPEPTVNSSSGVDTVKRKTLPAWIREGLEKMEKEKLKQLEKQKEPKTTSESVTKNLNVSPVRLANDIIKVRTDKTFQESDNSADEIDGLDSEQKVDDIARTSPSSPIRSSQSNQVVTKTREEIMEEWMLVVRRSLTELLLEVTNEEIYNVAQEMLRKSKTKASSAQVFRKSAISSITGKLGLGAYADSGSDMSDSEEEVNQSKSDSEEELRETIRSRQNAFKPIAQEIEKAAREAEQREQRRTVDHDGETASETKATKKGYDIDSGKRPRERTSRFSDVKDLKNRASAYIHTLVPPASMPSSSNNDFEPKKSSSIASSATTSSTSKSRRYSDSSSSSSASSDSYHRRRHRRTRERSYKGSNSGNGNRRDHSRDSSDSDDYSSRRSKKYRSSRSSYSRDRSRSRSRSRSRSQSHSGKSRY comes from the exons ATGTTTTCGGGTGAAGATTCGAGTGGCGATGCCCTAAATAATGCGGGGCAATTCGCGACATGGGCAATTAGCCAAACAACATGCAATAATATGTCTAACGAACAAGTCGATTGGGCAGCGCTTGCTCAGCAATGGATTCAAATGAAGGAATCCACATCATATGTGGCCCCGGTAGTGGCACCGCCTCCACCAACAGGGATGCCTGCGATAAATACATACGAGGAAAAAGGTGAAGCCGATATGGAAGTTGTAAAGGAAGACGAGAACGGATTTGCGGAGAATTCTGGTAATGGCTCCACCGATGGGGCGAACAATATCTCAAATGGAATTTATCGGATCCAGCCTGGATGGCAATCGGCCTGGTATCCAGATCAATCCCAGTGGC GATCAGGATCTTGGAACAACTGGTCGAGCGGAAACCAAAACACAATCAATATAAATGAAATCAATGCACCGCCAGCACCTTCGATGACAATACTCAAAGGGACTGCACCAACAAATAGATCAACAACCCCTGAACCAACTGTGAATTCATCATCTGGTGTGGACACTGTTAAAAGAAAAACTCTTCCAGCGTGGATTCG AGAGGGAttagaaaaaatggaaaaagaaaaactgaaaCAACTAGAAAAACAGAAAGAACCGAAAACCACATCCGAAAGCGTAACTAAAAATTTGAATGTAAGTCCAGTACGTTTAGCAAATGATATTATCAAAGTAAGAACTGACAAAACG ttTCAAGAGAGTGACAATTCGGCCGACGAGATTGATGGCCTTGACAGCGAACAGAAAGTTGATGATATTGCAAGGACTAGTCCCAGCTCACCAATTAGGAGTAGCCAAAGCAATCAGGTTGTAACAAAAACACGCGAAGAAATAATGGAAGAATGG ATGCTTGTGGTGCGCAGATCGCTAACTGAACTTTTACTAGAGGTGACAAACGAAGAAATTTACAATGTTGCACAGGAAATGTTAAGAAAGAGCAAAACAAAAG CATCTTCAGCACAAGTTTTCCGTAAAAGCGCTATATCTTCCATAACGGGAAAATTGG GTTTAGGAGCGTATGCAGATAGCGGAAGCGATATGAGCGACTCGGAAGAGGAAGTCAATCAAAGTAAAAGTGATTCAGAAGAAGAACTCAGG GAAACCATAAGAAGTcggcaaaatgcattcaaaccAATTGCGCAGGAAATCGAAAAGGCTGCTCGGGAGGCTGAGCAACGTGAACAACGAAGAACTGTCGATCACGATGGTGAAACCGCGTCAGAAACGAAGGCAACTAAAAAAGGTTATGATATAGATTCTG GTAAACGGCCGCGTGAGCGTACATCGCGATTCAGTGACGTGAAAGACCTAAAAAACAGAGCCAGTGCGTACATACACACGCTGGTTCCGcccgcatccatgccaagttcGAGTAATAATGACTTCGAGCCGAAAAAATCGAGCTCTATAGCAAGTAGTGCAACTACATCGTCGACATCGAAATCACGACGATATTCTGATTCGTCTAGTTCTTCGTCGGCCTCGTCCGATTCCTATCATAGACGTAGACACAGACGGACCCGTGAACGATCCTATAAGGGTAGCAATAGTGGTAATGGTAATAGGCGCGACCACAGTCGCGACTCATCCGATTCTGATGATTACTCGTCAAGACGGTCAAAGAAATATCGTAGCTCACGAAGTTCGTACTCCAGAGATCGGTCTCGGTCTCGTAGTCGATCGCGATCCCGATCGCAATCGCATTCGGGAAAGTCGAGATACTAA
- the LOC119658815 gene encoding arginine/serine-rich protein PNISR isoform X1, whose translation MFSGEDSSGDALNNAGQFATWAISQTTCNNMSNEQVDWAALAQQWIQMKESTSYVAPVVAPPPPTGMPAINTYEEKGEADMEVVKEDENGFAENSGNGSTDGANNISNGIYRIQPGWQSAWYPDQSQWRSGSWNNWSSGNQNTININEINAPPAPSMTILKGTAPTNRSTTPEPTVNSSSGVDTVKRKTLPAWIREGLEKMEKEKLKQLEKQKEPKTTSESVTKNLNVSPVRLANDIIKVRTDKTFQESDNSADEIDGLDSEQKVDDIARTSPSSPIRSSQSNQVVTKTREEIMEEWMLVVRRSLTELLLEVTNEEIYNVAQEMLRKSKTKASSAQVFRKSAISSITGKLGLGAYADSGSDMSDSEEEVNQSKSDSEEELRETIRSRQNAFKPIAQEIEKAAREAEQREQRRTVDHDGETASETKATKKGYDIDSGEPQPDKKSQHNGKRPRERTSRFSDVKDLKNRASAYIHTLVPPASMPSSSNNDFEPKKSSSIASSATTSSTSKSRRYSDSSSSSSASSDSYHRRRHRRTRERSYKGSNSGNGNRRDHSRDSSDSDDYSSRRSKKYRSSRSSYSRDRSRSRSRSRSRSQSHSGKSRY comes from the exons ATGTTTTCGGGTGAAGATTCGAGTGGCGATGCCCTAAATAATGCGGGGCAATTCGCGACATGGGCAATTAGCCAAACAACATGCAATAATATGTCTAACGAACAAGTCGATTGGGCAGCGCTTGCTCAGCAATGGATTCAAATGAAGGAATCCACATCATATGTGGCCCCGGTAGTGGCACCGCCTCCACCAACAGGGATGCCTGCGATAAATACATACGAGGAAAAAGGTGAAGCCGATATGGAAGTTGTAAAGGAAGACGAGAACGGATTTGCGGAGAATTCTGGTAATGGCTCCACCGATGGGGCGAACAATATCTCAAATGGAATTTATCGGATCCAGCCTGGATGGCAATCGGCCTGGTATCCAGATCAATCCCAGTGGC GATCAGGATCTTGGAACAACTGGTCGAGCGGAAACCAAAACACAATCAATATAAATGAAATCAATGCACCGCCAGCACCTTCGATGACAATACTCAAAGGGACTGCACCAACAAATAGATCAACAACCCCTGAACCAACTGTGAATTCATCATCTGGTGTGGACACTGTTAAAAGAAAAACTCTTCCAGCGTGGATTCG AGAGGGAttagaaaaaatggaaaaagaaaaactgaaaCAACTAGAAAAACAGAAAGAACCGAAAACCACATCCGAAAGCGTAACTAAAAATTTGAATGTAAGTCCAGTACGTTTAGCAAATGATATTATCAAAGTAAGAACTGACAAAACG ttTCAAGAGAGTGACAATTCGGCCGACGAGATTGATGGCCTTGACAGCGAACAGAAAGTTGATGATATTGCAAGGACTAGTCCCAGCTCACCAATTAGGAGTAGCCAAAGCAATCAGGTTGTAACAAAAACACGCGAAGAAATAATGGAAGAATGG ATGCTTGTGGTGCGCAGATCGCTAACTGAACTTTTACTAGAGGTGACAAACGAAGAAATTTACAATGTTGCACAGGAAATGTTAAGAAAGAGCAAAACAAAAG CATCTTCAGCACAAGTTTTCCGTAAAAGCGCTATATCTTCCATAACGGGAAAATTGG GTTTAGGAGCGTATGCAGATAGCGGAAGCGATATGAGCGACTCGGAAGAGGAAGTCAATCAAAGTAAAAGTGATTCAGAAGAAGAACTCAGG GAAACCATAAGAAGTcggcaaaatgcattcaaaccAATTGCGCAGGAAATCGAAAAGGCTGCTCGGGAGGCTGAGCAACGTGAACAACGAAGAACTGTCGATCACGATGGTGAAACCGCGTCAGAAACGAAGGCAACTAAAAAAGGTTATGATATAGATTCTGGTGAGCCACAGCCTGATAAAAAATCCCAACATAATG GTAAACGGCCGCGTGAGCGTACATCGCGATTCAGTGACGTGAAAGACCTAAAAAACAGAGCCAGTGCGTACATACACACGCTGGTTCCGcccgcatccatgccaagttcGAGTAATAATGACTTCGAGCCGAAAAAATCGAGCTCTATAGCAAGTAGTGCAACTACATCGTCGACATCGAAATCACGACGATATTCTGATTCGTCTAGTTCTTCGTCGGCCTCGTCCGATTCCTATCATAGACGTAGACACAGACGGACCCGTGAACGATCCTATAAGGGTAGCAATAGTGGTAATGGTAATAGGCGCGACCACAGTCGCGACTCATCCGATTCTGATGATTACTCGTCAAGACGGTCAAAGAAATATCGTAGCTCACGAAGTTCGTACTCCAGAGATCGGTCTCGGTCTCGTAGTCGATCGCGATCCCGATCGCAATCGCATTCGGGAAAGTCGAGATACTAA